In one Neobacillus sp. CF12 genomic region, the following are encoded:
- the pepT gene encoding peptidase T, whose amino-acid sequence MKNEMIERFTSYVKVDTQSDESNESCPSTPGQLTLANMLVEELTSIGMQDVTIDENGYVMATLPSNTDKDVPTIGFLAHVDTATDFTGKNVNPQIIENYDGKDITLNPNVTMSTKDFPSLPSYKGHTLITTDGTTLLGADNKAGIAEIMTAMSYLIQHPEIKHGKVRVAFTPDEEIGRGPHKFDVAAFNAKYAYTVDGGPLGELEYESFNAAAAKITINGTNIHPGSAKDKMVNSMKIAMELHSQLPPLEAPEHTEGYEGFYHLISFHGDVEQTKLNYIIRDHDKEIFAARKNRITSIVDLLNERYGKGTVLLELKDQYYNMGEKIKPVMEIVDIAQQAMESLGIKPLIKPIRGGTDGSQLSYMGLPTPNIFTGGENFHGKYEFISVDNMIKATNTVIEIVKLFEQKA is encoded by the coding sequence GTGAAGAATGAGATGATTGAAAGGTTTACTTCCTATGTAAAGGTGGATACGCAGTCGGATGAGAGCAATGAAAGTTGTCCTTCTACTCCAGGTCAACTCACGTTAGCCAATATGCTTGTTGAAGAGTTAACGTCAATTGGAATGCAAGACGTAACCATCGACGAAAATGGGTATGTGATGGCAACCCTGCCGTCCAATACGGATAAAGATGTGCCAACCATTGGCTTCTTAGCACACGTCGATACAGCGACTGATTTCACGGGCAAAAACGTGAATCCACAAATCATTGAAAACTATGATGGGAAAGATATCACTCTTAACCCAAATGTCACGATGTCAACGAAGGATTTCCCAAGCCTTCCTAGCTACAAAGGGCACACACTGATCACAACAGATGGCACGACACTTTTAGGTGCCGATAACAAAGCTGGAATCGCAGAAATTATGACCGCAATGTCCTACCTGATTCAACATCCAGAAATCAAACATGGTAAGGTCCGCGTTGCGTTCACACCGGATGAGGAAATTGGCAGAGGTCCACATAAGTTCGATGTAGCCGCTTTTAACGCTAAATATGCTTATACCGTGGATGGCGGCCCGCTCGGAGAGTTAGAATATGAAAGTTTTAATGCCGCAGCTGCTAAAATCACGATCAACGGAACCAATATTCATCCAGGTTCCGCCAAAGATAAAATGGTGAATTCAATGAAAATTGCCATGGAATTACATAGCCAACTGCCGCCATTAGAGGCACCTGAACATACAGAAGGATATGAAGGATTCTATCATCTGATTTCCTTCCATGGTGACGTTGAGCAAACAAAACTCAACTACATTATCCGGGATCATGACAAAGAAATCTTCGCAGCTCGAAAAAATAGAATTACCTCTATTGTTGATCTGCTAAATGAGCGATACGGGAAGGGTACCGTCCTTTTAGAATTGAAGGACCAATATTACAATATGGGTGAAAAAATCAAACCGGTGATGGAGATTGTAGACATTGCTCAACAGGCAATGGAAAGTCTAGGCATTAAACCCCTGATCAAACCAATCCGCGGCGGTACAGATGGCTCACAGCTTTCTTATATGGGACTTCCAACCCCAAATATTTTTACTGGCGGGGAAAACTTCCATGGGAAGTATGAGTTTATATCTGTCGATAATATGATCAAAGCAACAAACACCGTCATTGAAATTGTGAAACTTTTCGAACAAAAAGCATAG
- a CDS encoding nuclease-related domain-containing protein: MKERSDSLTLKGLIYAQSRLAANHPIVPVLQAKQSAIEAGIGGEQRVTEALQKYRFPFKNNIFHDLSLSSDTNFQMDHLIKTPHFGVILETKNMSGSLEFRENPPQLVQKKDDGQINYYESPVVQLERNIELLTAWLSQRNIDLPLYGAIVLAYPKQHVEIPPANTKLLFPNLIPPFIKDLSQQGTKLDTSTFNRLSSDLLKSHRTFIPKPICESYQIGLNHIQPGVRCGTCGKIRMDKLPRTWHCPICKVNDHLAHRGSLAEWFLVVKRTITNRECREFLGVDIHTATRILSSMQLKYKGTFRNRIYYINFHEDPFK; this comes from the coding sequence ATGAAAGAACGTTCTGATTCACTTACGTTAAAAGGTTTGATTTACGCACAGAGCAGGCTAGCAGCCAATCACCCTATTGTTCCCGTTTTACAGGCAAAGCAGTCTGCCATTGAAGCAGGGATTGGAGGCGAACAGAGGGTAACTGAAGCCCTTCAAAAGTACCGATTTCCATTCAAAAACAACATTTTCCACGATTTATCCCTTTCTTCAGATACCAACTTTCAAATGGACCATCTTATTAAAACACCCCATTTTGGTGTTATTTTGGAAACAAAAAATATGAGCGGCAGCTTAGAATTCAGAGAAAATCCCCCTCAACTCGTTCAAAAAAAGGATGATGGGCAAATAAATTATTATGAAAGTCCAGTGGTTCAATTAGAACGAAATATTGAGCTTTTGACAGCCTGGTTATCACAGCGAAATATCGATTTACCTCTTTATGGAGCCATTGTGTTAGCTTATCCGAAGCAACATGTGGAGATTCCCCCAGCCAATACTAAGCTGCTTTTCCCAAACTTGATTCCACCGTTTATTAAAGACCTTTCACAGCAAGGAACGAAACTGGATACTTCCACTTTTAACAGGCTTTCTAGTGATCTACTTAAAAGTCATCGAACCTTCATTCCAAAGCCGATTTGTGAATCTTATCAAATTGGGTTAAACCATATCCAACCAGGGGTAAGGTGTGGAACATGCGGTAAGATTAGGATGGATAAATTACCAAGGACCTGGCACTGTCCAATTTGTAAAGTGAACGACCACTTGGCTCATCGTGGGAGTTTGGCGGAGTGGTTTTTGGTGGTGAAAAGGACTATTACTAATCGGGAGTGTCGGGAGTTTTTGGGGGTTGATATACATACTGCCACAAGAATTTTAAGCAGTATGCAACTGAAATACAAAGGTACATTTCGCAACAGAATCTACTACATAAATTTCCATGAAGACCCATTTAAATAA
- a CDS encoding TetR/AcrR family transcriptional regulator: MFSKFMSLDSEKQNRIINAAIKEFAQKGYDSASTNEIVKEAGISKGLLFHYFQSKKQLFFFLFDYCYNLVADEFYKKVDLTERDFFKRIRQSVHIKMDLQTKYPEILTFIQEAFMQDSPEIKDEFDKKKQELNAVNIRIIYDGIDLSKFREDVDVQKILKVITWTFEKMSDEELLKAKMVPGHKIDYEKVFLEAEEYFEIFIKCFYK; encoded by the coding sequence ATGTTTTCAAAATTTATGAGCCTGGATTCCGAAAAGCAGAATCGAATTATTAATGCTGCAATAAAAGAATTTGCCCAGAAAGGATATGATAGCGCCTCAACGAATGAAATCGTCAAGGAAGCGGGTATCTCTAAAGGGTTGCTATTTCACTATTTTCAAAGCAAGAAACAGCTGTTTTTCTTTCTGTTTGACTATTGCTACAACCTCGTTGCTGATGAATTTTATAAAAAGGTCGATTTAACAGAAAGAGACTTTTTTAAAAGAATCCGTCAATCTGTCCACATCAAAATGGACTTGCAGACAAAATATCCAGAAATCTTAACGTTTATCCAAGAGGCATTTATGCAGGATTCACCCGAAATAAAAGACGAGTTTGATAAAAAGAAACAGGAACTAAACGCTGTGAATATTAGAATTATTTATGATGGAATTGATCTTTCAAAATTTAGGGAAGACGTAGATGTTCAAAAAATATTAAAGGTCATCACATGGACCTTTGAAAAAATGAGTGATGAGGAGCTCCTCAAAGCGAAAATGGTCCCTGGTCACAAGATTGATTATGAAAAAGTCTTTCTAGAAGCGGAAGAGTATTTTGAGATATTCATTAAATGCTTTTATAAATAA
- a CDS encoding ABC transporter ATP-binding protein has product MNVIEIKNLTKTYGKARGISDISFNVEEGEIFGFIGPNGAGKSTTIRTLLSLIYPTSGSATIFGKDTVQYAPEIKKEIGYLPSEVFYYDNMKVKDLLNYSASFYKKDCSKRIKELAEIMDLDLNKKIDDLSLGNKKKVGIVQGLLHEPKLIILDEPTSGLDPLMQQKFFELLEEENRKGATILFSSHILTEVQRLCNRVAIIKEGKIVTVEKISTLKENTYKKFKVETKESLDANYFNSMGVNKLEVKGNFTSFLFKGNINDVMRKIADIEITNLWIEEPDLEEIFMHYYEKEA; this is encoded by the coding sequence ATGAATGTGATTGAGATTAAGAATCTAACAAAGACTTACGGCAAAGCAAGAGGAATTAGTGACATCAGCTTTAACGTTGAGGAAGGCGAGATTTTTGGCTTTATCGGTCCAAATGGTGCTGGGAAATCGACCACCATTCGGACACTCCTTTCACTCATTTACCCTACCAGCGGCAGTGCAACTATATTTGGGAAAGATACCGTCCAATATGCTCCTGAAATCAAAAAGGAAATTGGCTATTTGCCGTCTGAAGTATTTTATTACGACAATATGAAGGTGAAAGACCTATTAAACTATTCAGCTAGTTTTTATAAAAAGGACTGCAGTAAGAGAATAAAAGAATTGGCTGAGATAATGGATTTAGATCTCAATAAAAAAATTGATGACCTTTCACTAGGAAATAAAAAGAAGGTCGGGATTGTTCAAGGCCTGCTTCATGAGCCAAAACTAATTATTCTTGATGAACCGACGAGTGGTTTAGACCCTCTTATGCAGCAGAAATTCTTTGAATTGCTTGAGGAAGAGAACCGAAAAGGCGCGACGATTTTATTTTCCTCTCATATTTTAACAGAGGTACAACGCCTATGTAATCGGGTCGCGATTATTAAAGAGGGCAAGATTGTTACGGTTGAAAAGATTAGTACATTAAAAGAAAATACGTATAAAAAGTTCAAAGTCGAAACAAAAGAAAGCCTTGATGCCAATTACTTCAACTCAATGGGAGTAAATAAATTAGAGGTAAAAGGAAACTTTACAAGCTTTCTTTTTAAAGGAAATATTAATGACGTCATGCGGAAAATTGCTGACATAGAAATCACGAATCTATGGATTGAAGAGCCAGACCTTGAGGAGATTTTTATGCACTATTACGAAAAGGAGGCCTAA
- a CDS encoding ABC transporter permease subunit, whose product MNILLHELRAYRKSTIIWTVSLIAIVALFMSFYPSFTKDTEEFSKLLEGYPAALREAFGINLDNFFSILGFYCYGLSFVTLCGAVQAMNLGTSIVSKEVREKTADFLLTKPVTRTEVLTNKLLAALISILLTNIFYLTAATLLAYQVATEEFNVRIFILLSLTLLFVQLIFLALGIIISVMAQKIKSVLTLSLATVFAFYFLGMFSADEAKRYLSPFKYFDTAYIIEQSSYETSFLIAGAIVIITAIGASYYIYPKKDIHSV is encoded by the coding sequence ATGAATATACTGTTGCATGAATTGAGGGCATATCGGAAGTCCACCATTATTTGGACGGTATCGTTAATAGCCATAGTAGCACTGTTTATGTCATTTTACCCTTCTTTTACCAAGGATACAGAGGAGTTCAGTAAGCTGCTTGAGGGTTATCCCGCTGCACTAAGAGAAGCATTCGGGATTAATCTGGATAACTTCTTTTCAATCCTCGGATTCTATTGCTATGGTCTTTCGTTTGTTACTCTTTGCGGAGCGGTCCAGGCGATGAATCTTGGAACGAGCATTGTCAGCAAAGAGGTCAGGGAAAAAACAGCTGACTTCCTCCTGACAAAACCAGTTACACGTACGGAAGTATTGACGAATAAATTATTGGCTGCGCTGATTTCAATCCTATTAACGAATATTTTTTATTTAACGGCTGCAACTCTATTAGCATACCAAGTAGCAACAGAAGAATTTAATGTTCGTATCTTCATCCTCCTTTCATTAACTTTACTATTTGTCCAACTAATTTTTCTAGCATTAGGAATCATTATTTCTGTCATGGCTCAAAAGATAAAATCAGTGTTAACTTTGTCGTTGGCAACCGTTTTTGCCTTCTATTTCTTAGGGATGTTTAGTGCTGATGAAGCGAAACGGTATCTTTCACCGTTTAAATATTTTGACACGGCTTATATCATAGAACAATCCAGTTATGAGACTTCATTTTTGATTGCCGGAGCAATCGTCATTATTACAGCCATTGGAGCAAGCTACTATATCTATCCTAAAAAGGATATACACTCAGTTTAA
- a CDS encoding ABC transporter permease subunit, translating to MNIFLKEMKSHRKSLIFWSIGVILMVASGMVKYESLSSSGQSMNEMLSGMPKSMLAVLGIGEFDISTATGYYGLLFIYLLLMATIHAAMLGATIIAKEERDKTSEFLFVKPVSRNQIITAKLLAALLNIFILNLVTFVSSLVLVGKYSDGEVATGDIAITMAGMFILQLLFMVIGSSLAAVKRKSKTAASLAAGVLLITYIISVAVDLNENIVWLKYLTPFKYFEAKNVMFGGGLDIVYVLLSITIIGVLGVITYISYQKRDLNV from the coding sequence ATGAATATATTTTTAAAAGAAATGAAGTCACATAGAAAATCGCTTATTTTTTGGAGTATTGGCGTTATTCTTATGGTTGCCTCGGGGATGGTTAAATATGAGAGTCTATCTTCTTCGGGTCAGTCAATGAATGAAATGCTCTCGGGAATGCCAAAATCAATGTTGGCTGTTTTAGGAATAGGTGAATTTGATATATCAACCGCAACCGGGTATTACGGTTTACTTTTTATCTATTTGTTATTAATGGCAACCATTCATGCAGCGATGCTGGGGGCAACGATTATTGCAAAAGAAGAGCGGGACAAAACCTCTGAGTTTTTATTCGTTAAGCCCGTATCAAGAAATCAAATTATTACCGCAAAATTGCTAGCTGCACTCTTAAATATTTTTATCCTAAATCTGGTTACCTTCGTCTCGTCCCTTGTTTTAGTCGGTAAATACAGCGATGGTGAGGTCGCAACGGGTGATATTGCAATTACGATGGCTGGTATGTTTATTTTGCAACTTCTATTTATGGTGATTGGCAGTTCCCTTGCTGCGGTTAAAAGAAAATCCAAAACAGCGGCTTCCTTAGCTGCTGGAGTTCTCTTAATTACGTATATTATTTCGGTTGCCGTTGACTTGAATGAAAATATAGTTTGGTTAAAATACCTCACCCCTTTTAAATATTTCGAAGCAAAAAATGTAATGTTTGGCGGCGGATTAGACATCGTCTATGTTCTATTGTCTATTACCATCATTGGAGTTCTAGGTGTTATAACCTATATCTCTTATCAAAAACGCGACTTGAATGTGTAA
- a CDS encoding ASCH domain-containing protein, whose amino-acid sequence MQQNENTTLPPKTCSIDRLITMESDIKMVLAGEKTATRRNGRYADPGEIMTLEGKQFVIERVYSQSLGELTDEDARREGYPTVEEYKQSILAYHPGMPWLPQMRVWVHEFSPVQE is encoded by the coding sequence ATGCAACAAAATGAAAACACTACATTACCGCCAAAAACATGCTCGATCGATCGATTAATTACGATGGAATCGGATATTAAAATGGTGCTTGCTGGGGAAAAAACAGCTACCCGCAGGAATGGCAGATATGCTGATCCAGGTGAAATCATGACTCTCGAAGGGAAGCAATTTGTAATCGAGCGCGTGTATTCGCAAAGTTTAGGTGAATTAACGGATGAGGATGCTCGCCGCGAGGGCTACCCTACGGTTGAAGAGTATAAGCAATCGATTCTTGCCTATCACCCAGGTATGCCTTGGCTTCCACAAATGCGCGTTTGGGTTCATGAGTTTAGCCCAGTACAAGAATAA
- a CDS encoding ABC transporter ATP-binding protein, giving the protein MGFLTKYIRKYWKYFSLAVLFLTFEAISDLLMPTIMAKIIDVGVAGRDLDYVLKMGGLMLLITLFGAISASTRSVLASIVSQNFGAELRSDLYQKIQALSFKNIDRFERASLITRLTNDVTQVQIFANGLMRIFVKSPLLAIGGLIMATRLNLHLSVVLIVVVPIVALFIILNLRLGFPMFSKVQKALDSVNGVMREYLSGVRVVKAFNRFDVEVNKFDKTNEHFKKQSISATRLMAVFSPAIMLTVNLGIVAVLWIGGFGVTNGDVQVGHIIAFINYMTQILFSLMMISMVFNMFVRAKTSAVRISEVFEQTDDLTWEDETRSIPVEKGRIEFNNVFFSYEGTSGEPVLKNINLTILPGETVGIIGSTGSGKSTLVDLIPRFYDVSAGNIKVDGEDIHLVDPKRLREKIAFVPQKTILFTGTVEENIKWGKEDASVEEMVRAAVIAGAHDFIASSPEGYQTRIGQGGVNFSGGQKQRISIARALIKNPQILILDDSTSAVDVTTEERIKAGLKKYAKGLTCLLIAQRITSILDADKIVVMDHGEIVGIGKHEELVRDCRVYQEIYQSQVGQEVAL; this is encoded by the coding sequence ATGGGATTTTTAACAAAATACATTAGGAAATATTGGAAGTATTTTAGCTTAGCAGTTTTATTTTTAACCTTCGAAGCCATCAGTGATTTGTTAATGCCAACGATTATGGCAAAAATCATCGATGTTGGTGTGGCAGGCAGAGATCTAGACTATGTTTTAAAAATGGGAGGATTAATGCTGCTGATTACCCTTTTTGGAGCGATTTCGGCTTCAACAAGAAGTGTCCTCGCCAGCATTGTCTCGCAAAACTTTGGAGCAGAGTTAAGGTCGGATTTATATCAAAAAATTCAAGCGCTATCATTCAAGAATATTGATCGTTTTGAGCGTGCATCGTTAATCACAAGGCTGACCAATGATGTAACACAGGTGCAAATTTTTGCGAATGGCTTAATGCGAATCTTTGTTAAATCGCCGCTGCTGGCAATCGGCGGATTGATCATGGCGACTCGGTTAAATCTCCATCTATCGGTCGTATTAATTGTCGTTGTTCCAATTGTGGCTCTTTTTATTATTCTAAATCTGCGACTAGGGTTCCCGATGTTCTCTAAAGTACAAAAGGCGCTTGACTCTGTCAATGGAGTGATGCGTGAGTATTTATCTGGAGTTCGCGTCGTCAAGGCATTCAACCGTTTTGATGTTGAAGTCAATAAATTTGATAAAACCAATGAACACTTCAAAAAACAATCCATTTCAGCAACAAGGTTAATGGCCGTGTTCAGCCCGGCGATTATGCTAACGGTTAATCTTGGAATTGTAGCTGTGCTTTGGATTGGCGGCTTTGGTGTGACAAATGGCGATGTCCAGGTGGGTCATATTATTGCCTTTATCAACTACATGACGCAAATACTTTTTTCATTGATGATGATTTCGATGGTATTTAATATGTTTGTCCGTGCAAAAACTTCTGCCGTGCGGATTAGTGAGGTTTTTGAACAGACTGACGATTTAACATGGGAGGATGAAACCCGCTCTATCCCAGTTGAAAAAGGAAGAATTGAATTTAACAATGTTTTCTTTTCGTATGAAGGAACAAGTGGTGAGCCTGTGCTGAAGAATATAAACTTAACCATTTTACCAGGAGAAACGGTCGGGATTATTGGCTCAACAGGCTCGGGTAAAAGTACACTGGTTGACTTGATTCCTCGCTTTTATGATGTAAGTGCCGGAAATATTAAAGTGGACGGAGAGGATATCCACCTCGTTGATCCTAAAAGATTGAGAGAAAAAATTGCTTTCGTTCCACAAAAAACAATCCTTTTTACCGGAACTGTCGAGGAAAACATAAAATGGGGAAAAGAAGATGCCTCAGTCGAAGAAATGGTAAGAGCAGCAGTGATTGCCGGTGCGCATGACTTTATTGCATCCTCACCTGAAGGGTATCAAACTAGAATTGGTCAGGGCGGAGTGAACTTTTCAGGCGGCCAAAAGCAAAGGATTTCGATCGCTAGGGCATTAATTAAGAATCCTCAAATTCTAATCTTAGATGATAGTACCAGTGCGGTTGACGTTACCACGGAGGAAAGAATTAAAGCGGGATTAAAAAAGTATGCAAAAGGACTAACCTGTCTCCTCATTGCACAAAGAATTACCTCCATTCTCGATGCCGACAAAATCGTTGTCATGGATCACGGTGAAATCGTCGGAATTGGAAAACATGAGGAATTGGTGCGAGACTGCAGGGTGTATCAGGAAATCTATCAATCACAGGTCGGTCAGGAGGTGGCGCTCTAA
- a CDS encoding ABC transporter ATP-binding protein gives MSKAADQSTNNPPPLSIPGRPGGFPGGHRRGAPIVKPKNFKETMRRLWHYFGNERKMLSLVFLFIIFSSALSLLTPFLIGKGVDAISLGKTVDFNFLEVMVIILITSFVLEAVLSFMQGWLMAGVSQRIVKRLRDALFKKLQKLPVSFFDKRTHGELMSRLTNDIDNVSSTISQSTTQLMSGVIVISGSFIMMLILSPILTVASLLTVPLVFLLTKTIAKRTSALFKDQQIQLGKLNGQIEETISGIEVVKAFNHEEKVISEFEEVNLKLREVGLKAQIWSGFLMPIMNVINNLGFAIVAVTGGFLAVKGMITVGAIASFITYSRQFVRPLNDLAQIFNMLQSGVAGAERVFEILDEQEEPDDRPNAVRLDKPKGHVVFENVSFGYRGDVPILKNVSFEAEIGSSTALVGPTGAGKTTIVNLLTRFYDVTEGRILLDGRDIRDYTRDSLRSSFGFVLQDTYLFSGTIKDNIKYAKPSASEEEVVHAAKMANADSFINRLPKGYETVLSENGGNLSQGQRQLIAIARVILAKPSVLILDEATSSIDTRTELHIQEALLSLMEGRTSFIIAHRLNTIRDADTIMVIENGRIVERGNHSQLMNQQGSYYHMFFNQFKNIEAGVD, from the coding sequence ATGTCGAAAGCAGCAGACCAATCAACTAATAATCCCCCTCCTCTATCGATACCGGGAAGACCTGGCGGCTTTCCTGGAGGTCATCGCCGGGGGGCGCCGATTGTAAAACCGAAGAACTTTAAAGAGACCATGCGAAGGCTGTGGCATTATTTTGGCAATGAAAGAAAAATGCTGAGTCTTGTGTTTTTATTTATTATTTTCAGTTCGGCACTCTCGCTGCTCACCCCATTTTTAATTGGTAAAGGTGTTGATGCCATAAGCCTGGGTAAAACAGTGGATTTTAATTTTCTAGAAGTAATGGTGATTATTTTAATAACGTCTTTTGTTTTAGAGGCTGTGCTGTCATTTATGCAAGGCTGGTTAATGGCAGGCGTCTCACAGCGAATTGTTAAAAGACTGCGGGATGCGCTGTTTAAAAAGCTGCAAAAGCTGCCAGTCTCCTTTTTTGACAAGCGGACACATGGAGAATTAATGAGCAGGCTCACAAATGATATCGATAATGTCAGCAGTACGATTTCCCAATCTACGACACAATTGATGTCAGGAGTCATCGTTATAAGTGGCTCATTCATTATGATGTTAATTTTGAGTCCCATTTTAACAGTGGCAAGTTTGCTGACGGTGCCTCTAGTGTTTTTGTTAACCAAAACGATTGCAAAAAGGACAAGTGCCCTGTTTAAAGATCAGCAAATTCAGCTAGGGAAATTAAATGGTCAAATAGAAGAGACCATTTCGGGGATTGAAGTAGTAAAAGCGTTTAATCATGAAGAAAAGGTAATCTCTGAGTTTGAAGAAGTTAATCTGAAACTGCGTGAGGTTGGTCTTAAGGCGCAAATATGGTCTGGATTTCTGATGCCGATCATGAATGTGATCAACAATTTAGGTTTTGCGATAGTTGCTGTAACCGGGGGTTTTCTTGCTGTCAAGGGCATGATAACCGTAGGTGCGATTGCAAGTTTTATTACCTACTCAAGGCAGTTTGTCAGACCGCTTAACGACCTCGCGCAAATTTTTAATATGCTGCAGTCAGGTGTAGCGGGAGCGGAACGAGTATTTGAGATTCTCGATGAGCAAGAAGAGCCGGATGATAGGCCGAACGCGGTCAGGTTAGATAAACCGAAAGGGCATGTTGTTTTTGAAAATGTGAGTTTCGGTTATCGCGGTGATGTACCGATATTAAAAAATGTGAGTTTTGAGGCTGAAATTGGCAGCAGCACGGCGTTGGTAGGGCCAACTGGAGCCGGGAAAACAACAATCGTTAATTTATTGACAAGATTCTATGATGTAACAGAGGGCCGAATCTTATTAGATGGACGAGATATTAGGGACTATACCCGTGACAGCTTAAGAAGCAGTTTTGGCTTTGTGCTGCAGGATACCTACCTGTTTTCAGGAACCATAAAGGATAATATCAAGTACGCAAAGCCCTCAGCAAGTGAAGAAGAAGTTGTGCATGCTGCGAAAATGGCGAATGCGGATTCGTTTATTAATCGTCTGCCTAAAGGTTACGAAACAGTCCTATCAGAAAACGGAGGAAATTTAAGTCAAGGACAGCGCCAGTTAATTGCGATTGCCAGAGTGATTCTCGCAAAGCCATCGGTACTAATTTTAGATGAAGCCACTAGCAGTATTGATACCCGTACGGAACTGCATATCCAAGAGGCGCTGCTATCCTTAATGGAGGGAAGAACCAGTTTTATTATCGCTCATCGTTTGAATACGATCCGTGACGCAGATACGATTATGGTAATTGAAAATGGCAGGATTGTAGAAAGAGGAAATCACAGTCAACTTATGAACCAGCAAGGAAGTTATTACCATATGTTCTTCAATCAATTTAAAAATATCGAGGCTGGTGTTGATTAA
- a CDS encoding MFS transporter yields the protein MVMKKEISNRKLLWVSGTGWMFDAMDVGMLSFIIAALKVEWDLSAQQMGWIGSIQSIGMAVGALIFGLMADRIGRKNVFIITLLLFSIGSGISAFATSITIFLILRFFIGMGLGGELPVASTLVSESVPAEKRGRIVVLLESFWAAGWLIAAVISYFIIPRFGWSTALLISATPALYALYLRVGLPDSPRFEAIKDKEKISAFQSIANLWTNEYRRRTTMLWIVWFCVVFSYYGMFLWLPSVMVLKGFSLIKSFGYVLIMTLAQLPGYFTAAWAIEKFGRKFVLAVYLIGTAISAFLFGNAESTALLITSGILLSFFNLGAWGGLYAYTPEQYPTIIRGTGSGSAASFGRLGGVLGPLLVGYLVAQQTPISTIFTIFCISVFVAAFAVIFLGKETKNVVLE from the coding sequence CTGGTTATGAAAAAAGAAATTTCTAATCGGAAATTACTCTGGGTTTCTGGTACGGGTTGGATGTTTGATGCAATGGATGTAGGAATGCTTTCCTTCATTATTGCGGCTTTAAAAGTAGAATGGGATCTATCCGCACAGCAAATGGGCTGGATTGGAAGCATTCAATCCATCGGAATGGCTGTAGGAGCACTTATTTTTGGATTAATGGCCGACCGTATTGGACGGAAAAATGTTTTTATCATTACATTATTATTATTTTCGATTGGCAGCGGAATTTCCGCATTTGCCACATCCATTACCATCTTTCTTATATTAAGGTTTTTTATTGGGATGGGTCTTGGCGGTGAACTTCCAGTTGCATCGACACTTGTGTCTGAAAGTGTGCCAGCTGAAAAACGGGGCCGAATTGTTGTTTTACTGGAGAGTTTTTGGGCTGCTGGCTGGCTGATCGCTGCAGTTATTTCTTATTTTATTATTCCGAGGTTTGGCTGGTCGACTGCCTTGTTAATTAGCGCAACACCGGCATTGTACGCTCTATATTTACGGGTGGGTCTGCCAGATTCACCAAGATTTGAAGCCATAAAAGATAAAGAAAAGATATCAGCATTTCAAAGTATCGCCAATCTATGGACAAATGAGTATCGCCGCCGAACAACCATGCTTTGGATCGTTTGGTTCTGTGTTGTTTTTTCCTATTATGGAATGTTCCTATGGCTTCCAAGTGTGATGGTGTTGAAAGGTTTCAGTCTTATTAAAAGTTTTGGCTATGTTTTGATTATGACTCTGGCGCAATTGCCAGGTTATTTTACGGCAGCATGGGCGATTGAGAAATTCGGACGAAAGTTTGTCTTAGCTGTCTATTTAATTGGAACAGCCATTAGCGCCTTTCTTTTTGGGAATGCCGAGTCCACTGCACTATTAATCACTTCGGGAATATTATTATCCTTCTTTAATTTGGGAGCGTGGGGCGGATTATATGCCTATACACCAGAACAGTATCCTACGATTATTCGTGGAACGGGTTCAGGGTCGGCAGCTTCATTTGGCCGTTTAGGGGGAGTGCTTGGACCGCTATTAGTCGGTTATCTTGTTGCACAACAAACCCCAATTTCTACTATATTTACAATCTTTTGTATATCCGTTTTCGTGGCCGCGTTTGCTGTCATCTTTTTAGGAAAAGAAACAAAAAATGTAGTATTAGAATAA